Proteins encoded within one genomic window of Triticum aestivum cultivar Chinese Spring chromosome 2D, IWGSC CS RefSeq v2.1, whole genome shotgun sequence:
- the LOC123055693 gene encoding dirigent protein 6-like: MLDRQEFTLINREEPAARAQGFYFYDKQELLTSWFGFSIVFNSTANKGTLNLVGADFMGDATRDFSVVGGTGDFFVALGIATIRTDAIEGLYYFRLQMDIKLYECYVGTTCMPCVCERKLVCE; this comes from the exons ATGCTTGATCGCCAAG AATTTACACTGATTAACAGGGAGGAGCCGGCGGCACGCGCGCAGGGGTTCTACTTCTACGATAAGCAGGAGTTGCTGACCTCCTGGTTCGGCTTTTCCATCGTCTTCAACTCGACCGCAAACAAGGGCACGCTCAACCTCGTCGGCGCCGACTTCATGGGCGACGCCACGCGGGACTTCTCCGTCGTCGGCGGCACCGGCGACTTCTTTGTGGCGCTCGGCATCGCAACCATCCGCACCGATGCCATCGAGGGCCTCTACTACTTCCGCCTGCAGATGGACATCAAGCTCTACGAGTGCTACGTCGGTACAACATGCATGCCCTGTGTGTGTGAACGAAAGCTCGTGTGTGAATGA